From the Marinomonas sp. THO17 genome, one window contains:
- the lon gene encoding endopeptidase La, whose amino-acid sequence MSNDDFIENQEDNDLTDDESVVISDPKALALPDDVLPESLYILPISSRPFFPAQVQPVMVDAEQWEDTVERIAEYPQAAVGLVYADKVGKGAPSVEVFRSIGCAARIHKAEKQSDKLTFLAQGIKRFEVVEWLSDTAPYLARVRYINDAKASDDEAKAYSIAILDAIKELIRLNPLFSEDLRQYLGRFSFNESGLLADFAASITSAEAEELYDVLATIPVQARMHLSLTLLRKELEIARLQNEISAEVNDKIGKHQRDFFLREQLKVIQKELGISKDDRTSDVETFEERLQGKTLTQSVSDKIQEELHKLSILETGSPEYGVTRNYLDWATSLPWGVHSEDNLDIKSAREVLESHHAGLSDIKDRIVEFLALGAHRGEMGGSILLLVGPPGVGKTSIGKSIAESLNRKFYRFSLGGMRDEAEIKGHRRTYIGALPGKFVQALKDVQVENPVIMLDEIDKIGSSFQGDPASSLLEALDPEQNSEFLDHYLDMRIDLSKALFICTANQLDTIPSPLLDRMDVIRLSGYIGDEKLAIAKQHLWPKLLKKNKLLKKQLNITDAALRHVIEHYAREAGVRGLDKLLQKILRKSVVELMTGEKDHINVGVKDVENLLGMPYFRPEKTLQGIGVVTGLAWTSMGGATLPIEATRVHELTCGLKLTGKLGEVMKESADIAYSYVFSHTKSYQSSPEFFDKCLVHLHVPEGATPKDGPSAGITMATALMSLAKSEPVRRGLAMTGELTLTGQVLAVGGIREKIIAAKRSKINEVILPEPNRRDFEELPDSVKEGITVHFAERFADVEKVVFDSTANNLH is encoded by the coding sequence ATGAGTAATGACGACTTTATAGAAAATCAAGAAGATAATGACCTAACAGATGATGAAAGTGTAGTTATCAGTGACCCCAAAGCCCTTGCTTTACCAGACGATGTGTTGCCCGAATCTCTCTATATTTTGCCAATATCAAGTCGGCCTTTTTTTCCGGCACAAGTACAACCTGTGATGGTGGATGCTGAACAATGGGAAGACACGGTTGAACGTATCGCTGAGTATCCTCAGGCCGCTGTAGGCTTGGTGTATGCTGATAAAGTGGGTAAAGGTGCCCCTTCAGTAGAAGTATTTCGGTCGATTGGCTGTGCTGCTCGTATTCATAAAGCTGAGAAACAAAGTGATAAATTGACCTTTTTGGCTCAAGGTATAAAACGCTTTGAAGTAGTCGAATGGCTGAGTGATACAGCACCTTATTTGGCGAGAGTACGTTACATCAATGATGCAAAAGCCAGTGACGATGAAGCAAAAGCCTATTCAATTGCTATTTTGGATGCGATTAAAGAACTGATTCGTTTGAATCCTTTGTTTAGTGAAGATTTGCGTCAGTATTTAGGTCGCTTTTCTTTCAATGAATCTGGCTTGCTGGCTGATTTTGCCGCTTCCATTACCTCGGCAGAAGCGGAAGAATTATACGATGTGCTAGCAACTATTCCAGTACAAGCCAGGATGCATTTATCGTTAACTTTATTGCGAAAAGAGCTGGAAATTGCTCGTTTACAAAATGAAATTAGTGCTGAAGTGAATGACAAGATTGGCAAACATCAAAGGGACTTTTTCTTACGGGAACAACTAAAGGTTATCCAAAAAGAATTGGGTATTTCCAAAGATGATCGTACTTCCGATGTGGAAACCTTTGAAGAGCGCTTGCAAGGAAAAACCTTAACTCAATCTGTCTCGGACAAGATCCAAGAAGAGTTACATAAGCTTAGTATCCTAGAAACGGGATCACCAGAATATGGTGTAACACGTAATTACTTGGATTGGGCGACGTCTCTACCTTGGGGCGTACATTCTGAGGATAACTTAGACATAAAGTCGGCTCGTGAGGTATTGGAGTCGCATCATGCCGGATTGAGTGATATTAAAGATCGTATTGTCGAGTTTTTAGCTTTAGGTGCGCATCGTGGTGAAATGGGTGGATCAATATTGTTATTGGTTGGTCCTCCTGGAGTGGGTAAAACTTCAATTGGTAAATCCATCGCCGAGTCACTTAACCGTAAATTCTATCGATTTAGTTTAGGTGGTATGAGAGATGAGGCTGAGATTAAAGGCCATCGTCGCACCTACATAGGTGCTTTGCCGGGTAAGTTTGTGCAAGCGTTAAAAGATGTTCAAGTCGAAAACCCTGTGATCATGTTGGATGAGATAGATAAAATCGGTTCGTCATTCCAAGGTGATCCAGCATCCTCTTTGCTTGAGGCGTTGGATCCTGAACAGAACAGTGAATTTCTTGATCACTATTTGGATATGCGAATTGATTTGTCCAAAGCTTTGTTTATTTGTACGGCGAATCAGCTGGATACGATTCCATCGCCATTGCTGGATCGGATGGATGTGATTCGTCTTTCGGGTTACATAGGGGATGAAAAATTGGCCATTGCGAAACAGCACTTATGGCCTAAATTGCTGAAGAAAAATAAGTTATTGAAAAAGCAACTGAATATCACGGATGCGGCATTGCGTCATGTGATTGAGCATTATGCGCGTGAAGCGGGTGTGCGAGGTTTGGATAAGTTGCTACAAAAAATTCTTCGCAAGTCGGTTGTGGAACTTATGACGGGCGAAAAAGATCACATCAATGTGGGTGTTAAAGATGTTGAGAATTTGTTGGGTATGCCTTATTTCCGCCCTGAAAAAACCTTGCAAGGCATAGGCGTCGTAACAGGGTTAGCTTGGACTTCAATGGGCGGTGCCACCTTACCGATTGAAGCGACTAGAGTGCATGAGTTGACTTGTGGTCTTAAGTTAACAGGTAAACTGGGAGAAGTAATGAAGGAGTCAGCTGATATTGCTTACTCTTATGTATTTTCTCATACCAAGAGTTATCAGAGCTCACCTGAATTTTTTGATAAGTGTTTGGTGCACTTGCATGTTCCTGAAGGCGCTACACCCAAAGATGGTCCAAGTGCAGGTATTACTATGGCGACAGCGTTAATGTCATTGGCAAAAAGCGAACCGGTACGTCGAGGATTAGCGATGACGGGGGAATTAACCCTGACAGGGCAGGTCTTAGCCGTCGGCGGGATTCGTGAAAAAATCATTGCTGCTAAGCGCAGTAAGATCAATGAAGTGATTCTACCTGAACCGAATCGACGTGATTTTGAAGAATTACCAGACTCGGTTAAAGAAGGTATAACAGTGCATTTTGCGGAACGCTTCGCCGATGTTGAAAAAGTGGTGTTTGATTCGACAGCTAATAATTTACACTGA
- the upp gene encoding uracil phosphoribosyltransferase — translation MTREELLEKYNDIFVIQHPFVKHKLTSLRDKNTSTREFRMLVEELGTLIGYEATRDLDTVDIEVETPLEKAMSPVLKGKKLCIVTIMRAGNGLAEGVLKLSPSARVGHVGLYRDPETKQPVEYYLKMPHSISERTIIVVDPMLATGNSAIMAIEKMKEMGASDVRFICLFAAPEGIQAFKAAHPDVPMYIGTIDRELDDHAYIRPGVGDAGDRIYGTR, via the coding sequence ATGACTCGCGAAGAACTTCTTGAAAAGTACAACGACATTTTTGTTATCCAGCACCCTTTCGTAAAACACAAACTCACCAGTCTTCGTGATAAAAACACCAGCACTCGTGAATTCAGAATGCTGGTAGAAGAGTTAGGCACATTAATTGGATACGAAGCAACTCGCGATTTGGATACAGTGGATATTGAAGTAGAAACACCGCTTGAAAAAGCCATGAGTCCCGTTCTTAAAGGTAAAAAGCTGTGTATTGTTACCATTATGCGTGCGGGTAATGGTCTTGCCGAAGGCGTTTTAAAACTGTCGCCTTCAGCGCGAGTTGGTCATGTGGGTTTATATCGAGATCCTGAAACCAAACAACCTGTCGAATACTACTTAAAAATGCCGCACTCTATAAGTGAAAGAACCATTATTGTGGTAGACCCTATGCTGGCAACGGGCAACTCTGCCATCATGGCCATTGAAAAAATGAAAGAAATGGGCGCTTCAGATGTGCGTTTCATATGTTTATTTGCTGCACCAGAGGGCATTCAAGCTTTCAAAGCAGCACATCCAGACGTGCCTATGTACATTGGCACAATTGATCGTGAGCTAGACGACCACGCTTATATTCGCCCAGGTGTTGGTGATGCTGGCGACCGCATTTACGGTACCCGCTAA
- a CDS encoding LysE family translocator, with product MTIESAIAFFVAIFIFSITPGPGVFAIIARSMTQGARASVSLCLGMTVVDIMYLLMACFGLAVIAQTMEGLFITIRYLGAAYLIYLGWKMWSAPVVTKTKEVTLPKSSKQEMASFVQGFMIAVSNPKVILFYIAFLPTFMDLTILTSWDIALASVLTFIALMLGLTLISVSASQARRMMKSSKAMKGLNRVAGGIMVSAGGYLALRS from the coding sequence ATGACAATTGAAAGTGCTATTGCCTTTTTTGTTGCTATTTTCATTTTCAGTATTACTCCTGGGCCAGGTGTTTTCGCCATCATAGCGCGAAGTATGACTCAGGGAGCTAGAGCCAGTGTTTCTTTGTGTTTAGGAATGACTGTAGTCGACATTATGTATCTACTGATGGCTTGTTTTGGTCTTGCGGTGATTGCGCAAACTATGGAAGGCTTGTTTATCACTATTCGTTATCTTGGGGCTGCTTATCTCATCTATTTAGGGTGGAAAATGTGGAGCGCTCCCGTTGTTACTAAGACAAAAGAAGTTACATTGCCGAAGTCGTCGAAACAAGAAATGGCCAGTTTTGTTCAAGGTTTTATGATTGCGGTATCCAATCCAAAAGTTATTTTATTTTACATTGCCTTTTTACCCACTTTTATGGACTTGACTATATTGACGTCATGGGACATTGCATTAGCGTCAGTATTAACCTTTATTGCACTCATGTTGGGGCTTACTTTAATTTCTGTGAGTGCTTCTCAGGCTCGTCGTATGATGAAATCCAGTAAGGCAATGAAAGGGTTGAACCGAGTGGCAGGTGGCATTATGGTGAGTGCAGGCGGTTATCTAGCATTGCGCAGTTAA
- a CDS encoding TetR/AcrR family transcriptional regulator yields the protein MSDAKRPKDQLKAHIRAQNQTLILETSERVFARQGLAKTTTQMIADEAGLPKANVHYYYRSKKDLLEAVLERILTLWLNSVSEFNVAQGPKQNLTRYISEKIDHSRIDKNASKVFAMALIGEEPFVLEYLRRAFVTELSREKTTIESWVNDGLMEPVPVEHLFISIWAMTQTYADFDAQVRIMLQKDDLQESDYEEAKAFITKMVLAGCGVKESV from the coding sequence TTGAGCGACGCAAAACGACCTAAAGATCAGCTGAAAGCGCACATTCGAGCGCAAAATCAAACTCTTATTCTAGAAACTTCGGAACGTGTTTTTGCCCGTCAAGGGTTGGCTAAAACCACCACGCAAATGATTGCCGATGAAGCCGGTTTGCCTAAGGCTAATGTTCATTATTACTATCGCTCCAAAAAGGATTTATTAGAGGCTGTTTTAGAACGTATCTTGACCTTGTGGCTCAACTCAGTAAGTGAGTTTAATGTTGCACAGGGTCCAAAACAAAATTTGACACGCTATATCAGTGAAAAAATAGACCACTCTCGTATTGATAAAAATGCTTCTAAAGTATTTGCTATGGCCCTGATTGGAGAAGAGCCCTTTGTGCTAGAGTATTTGCGCCGTGCATTTGTGACTGAGTTAAGTCGTGAAAAAACCACCATTGAAAGCTGGGTTAATGATGGTTTGATGGAACCTGTTCCAGTAGAGCATTTGTTTATTAGCATTTGGGCTATGACGCAAACCTATGCAGATTTTGATGCTCAAGTTCGTATTATGTTGCAAAAAGACGATTTGCAAGAGAGCGACTACGAAGAGGCAAAAGCCTTTATAACGAAAATGGTATTAGCTGGCTGTGGAGTTAAAGAAAGCGTATGA
- a CDS encoding GGDEF domain-containing protein produces MLSERFGSLFVPCCILLLSVYASLYIGILPPAWIGILPLMPLILAAIAILLAWHFNKGRVFILVLLLLIPKLYGGSEQTESITAYLVVSCFSVALLAFVKERGFFNKFAVNRLLFVAMLVTWCYAIERHWVSFSFLDNAVWQFPFTWSDFLLWAGLVVSILLMAAAWWRSNDAFHACGLVSVISLIIISRFSISDGQYDTMLSAQCLLWIWFLLMESYRMAYLDDMTRLPGRRALNEELVGLSKYYAIAMVDVDHFKKFNDTYGHDMGDKVLKIVAEQLKAFSSPGRAFRYGGEEFTLVFRHGELKEVEKVLERVRSSIEKAIVEVFDPKAKKDKGVNVTASIGVAFAASGEDSESVIKRADEALYQSKKKGRNRVSKSLPAKSVSKS; encoded by the coding sequence ATGTTGTCTGAGCGTTTTGGTTCTTTATTCGTACCATGCTGTATTCTGCTCTTGAGTGTGTATGCTAGCTTATATATTGGTATATTGCCGCCAGCGTGGATTGGCATCTTGCCTTTGATGCCTTTGATTTTAGCTGCGATCGCCATTTTATTAGCATGGCACTTTAACAAAGGTCGAGTTTTTATACTGGTGCTTTTGTTACTAATTCCCAAATTATATGGTGGCTCTGAGCAAACAGAGTCCATTACAGCGTATCTGGTTGTCTCTTGCTTCAGTGTTGCTTTACTCGCTTTTGTTAAAGAGCGTGGCTTTTTCAATAAGTTCGCAGTGAACCGCCTATTGTTTGTCGCCATGTTGGTGACCTGGTGTTATGCCATCGAAAGACATTGGGTGTCTTTTTCTTTTCTTGATAACGCTGTTTGGCAATTTCCCTTTACTTGGTCAGATTTTTTGTTATGGGCAGGCTTAGTGGTGAGTATTTTGTTAATGGCGGCGGCTTGGTGGCGCAGCAATGACGCGTTTCATGCCTGTGGGCTAGTCAGTGTTATCAGTCTCATTATTATCTCTCGCTTTAGTATTTCCGACGGGCAATACGACACCATGTTGTCCGCACAATGTTTGTTGTGGATCTGGTTTTTATTAATGGAAAGTTATCGAATGGCCTATTTGGACGATATGACACGTTTACCAGGTCGTCGGGCTTTGAATGAAGAGTTAGTTGGTTTATCAAAATACTATGCCATTGCCATGGTAGATGTGGATCATTTCAAAAAGTTTAACGATACCTATGGCCATGATATGGGTGATAAAGTGCTTAAGATTGTGGCTGAACAGTTGAAAGCCTTTTCCTCCCCAGGCCGTGCTTTTCGCTATGGTGGCGAAGAATTTACTCTGGTGTTTCGGCATGGTGAATTGAAAGAGGTCGAAAAAGTATTGGAAAGAGTGCGCTCCAGTATTGAAAAGGCGATTGTGGAAGTATTTGATCCTAAAGCGAAGAAAGACAAGGGTGTCAATGTGACCGCAAGTATAGGAGTGGCGTTTGCCGCTAGTGGTGAAGACTCTGAATCTGTTATCAAGCGTGCAGACGAAGCCCTGTATCAATCGAAAAAGAAGGGGCGAAATCGGGTTTCTAAGTCCTTGCCAGCCAAAAGCGTGTCAAAAAGCTAA
- a CDS encoding glutathione S-transferase family protein: MGLLVNGQWVDQWYDTKKSQGKFVRSEAIFRNWIHSPKDFNANQNKHFPAKKDRYHLYVSLACPWAHRTLIFRKLKQLENIISVSCVHPDMMENGWQFLHDDCFQDAQIHIGDPLYQSKFAHQLYTRAKADYSGRVTVPILWDKKTQTIVSNESADIIRMFNTAFNDLTGNTLDFYPSELADDINNINERIYHTVNNGVYKCGFATTQEAYEEALTPLFDTLEYLEDKLQNRHYLIGERQTEADWRLFTTLIRFDPVYFGHFKCNLKRILDYPNINRYLRSLYEHEGISDTVNFDHIKRHYYFSHKNINPTQVVPMGPNTLFLDNK; the protein is encoded by the coding sequence ATGGGATTATTAGTAAATGGACAATGGGTCGATCAATGGTACGATACCAAAAAGTCTCAAGGTAAGTTTGTGCGTTCTGAAGCCATTTTCCGAAATTGGATTCACTCACCAAAAGACTTCAATGCCAATCAGAACAAGCATTTTCCAGCAAAAAAAGATCGATATCACTTATACGTTTCTTTAGCTTGCCCTTGGGCACACCGCACTCTCATCTTTCGCAAACTAAAACAGTTAGAAAACATTATTAGTGTCAGTTGTGTTCACCCAGACATGATGGAAAACGGCTGGCAATTTTTGCATGATGACTGTTTTCAAGACGCCCAAATACATATTGGTGACCCACTTTATCAAAGTAAATTTGCTCATCAACTTTACACGAGAGCAAAAGCAGATTATTCCGGCCGTGTCACAGTGCCTATTCTATGGGACAAAAAAACTCAAACCATAGTATCTAATGAATCCGCAGACATCATTCGGATGTTTAATACCGCCTTTAACGATTTAACGGGAAATACACTAGACTTTTACCCAAGCGAACTGGCGGACGACATCAATAACATTAACGAACGCATATACCACACGGTAAATAATGGCGTGTATAAATGTGGTTTCGCGACGACTCAAGAGGCCTATGAAGAGGCCTTAACTCCCTTATTTGACACTCTGGAGTATCTTGAAGACAAATTACAAAATCGTCACTACCTAATAGGCGAACGACAAACAGAGGCGGATTGGCGTCTATTTACTACCTTGATTCGTTTTGACCCTGTGTACTTCGGCCACTTCAAATGCAATCTCAAGCGTATTCTCGACTACCCTAATATTAACCGCTATCTACGCTCTTTGTATGAACATGAAGGCATCTCAGATACAGTGAATTTTGATCACATCAAACGCCACTACTATTTTAGTCACAAAAATATTAACCCTACTCAGGTAGTCCCTATGGGACCTAATACTCTATTTTTGGACAACAAATAA
- a CDS encoding glucosaminidase domain-containing protein, producing MEKKILWGITAILILVLWIKTNPFQDEDEKTKKETSSAQAEYDATEDEKSYFESHPIQTQTPDFQEISDVKARKKAFFEYLSPFAKEKNALILEDRKRLDALMDKPEKLSTQDIEWISKLRKDNKLKVLETYSRKDLQALMLRLDIIPTSLVLAQAANESAWGTSRFATEGNNYFGQWCFRKGCGLVPESRSSGADHEVRKFHDARESVFAYIDNLNTNAAYKTLRQTRADLRQRGKVVTGLALAQGLQHYSQRGQAYVQEIISLINYNKLWRFNRVQANNE from the coding sequence ATGGAAAAGAAAATTCTCTGGGGTATTACGGCAATACTAATTTTAGTGTTATGGATTAAAACCAACCCTTTTCAGGACGAGGACGAAAAAACTAAGAAAGAAACCAGTTCAGCGCAAGCCGAATACGATGCGACGGAGGATGAAAAAAGTTATTTTGAAAGCCACCCTATTCAGACTCAAACACCTGATTTTCAAGAAATTAGCGACGTTAAAGCACGAAAAAAAGCGTTTTTTGAATACCTTTCTCCTTTTGCAAAAGAAAAGAATGCGCTTATTCTCGAAGATCGAAAGCGTCTTGATGCCTTAATGGATAAGCCAGAAAAACTGTCGACGCAAGACATAGAATGGATATCCAAGCTGCGAAAAGACAATAAACTAAAAGTATTAGAAACCTATTCAAGAAAAGATCTACAGGCGCTGATGTTGCGTCTCGACATTATTCCCACTTCGCTAGTATTGGCACAAGCTGCCAATGAATCAGCGTGGGGCACTTCACGTTTTGCTACCGAAGGAAATAATTATTTTGGCCAATGGTGCTTCCGCAAAGGATGTGGCCTAGTGCCTGAATCGCGAAGCTCAGGCGCAGATCACGAAGTACGTAAATTCCATGATGCGCGTGAATCTGTGTTTGCTTACATTGATAATTTAAACACTAACGCTGCCTACAAAACCCTACGTCAGACCCGTGCTGATTTACGACAACGCGGGAAAGTAGTGACTGGGTTAGCCTTAGCTCAAGGCCTTCAACATTATTCACAACGAGGCCAAGCCTATGTACAAGAAATTATTAGTTTAATTAATTACAACAAGTTGTGGCGCTTTAACCGTGTACAAGCTAATAATGAGTAA
- a CDS encoding beta-ketoacyl synthase N-terminal-like domain-containing protein encodes MARLPVIVGFGGINSAGRTSFHQAYRRIVFDLLPSLTQQDVLLDLATLTNMAEHKNGLWHTESGEAMDADALVDSISEELLARTLIRRIHPSLFDVDHVTIHKSISLQAVSDEEAFSFRTKTRSLPRNKPANWKVTPISDTISEVTVEGNLETFVKDTKPLAVKSAGQLPTGFDAGKLYQSRNHPRGLQMTVYGASDAIKSSGIDWEVIRNKVKPDQMAVYAANSIGQMDDLGFGGMLKSALMGKRTTSKHLPLGYAQMPADFVNAYLLGSVGNVGTSIGACATYFFNLERAVDGIKTGKFRVAMVGGSDAPITPEIIEGFRTMGALAEDVSLLALDKLSQQDEPDHTRSCRPFADNCGFTIGESSQWTLLMDDELAIELGAQIFGSVPVVYSYADGHKKSISAPGVGNYLTMSKAMAYLENLIGNDGLTKHTFIQAHGTSTPQNRVTESHVLSKAATSFGATDMPVIAMKAFLGHSQGTAGGDQLHLSLGVWQDGILPGITTSKAIAKDVYQEGLKFQLQHENYGKEHFKAALLNSKGFGGNNATAVLLSPQQTLTMLKKRYSPTQMSTYKKKNEVVSKVAEEYNQAAIRGEVLPTYKFGFNVLGGEELDITNQHIKLPGYDLPVDLHIDNDFTDLT; translated from the coding sequence TTGGCCCGTTTACCTGTTATTGTTGGCTTTGGCGGAATTAATTCGGCTGGACGTACGTCATTTCATCAAGCATATCGTCGTATCGTTTTCGATCTTCTACCAAGCTTAACCCAGCAGGATGTGTTACTGGATCTTGCTACGCTAACCAATATGGCGGAGCACAAAAATGGACTTTGGCATACCGAATCAGGCGAAGCGATGGATGCAGATGCGCTTGTTGACAGCATAAGCGAAGAGCTACTGGCCCGAACCTTAATTCGTCGAATACACCCAAGTCTATTTGATGTTGATCATGTTACCATCCATAAATCCATATCTTTACAGGCAGTATCTGACGAAGAGGCTTTTAGTTTTCGAACTAAAACTCGATCTTTACCAAGAAACAAACCTGCTAACTGGAAAGTAACGCCCATTTCCGACACCATCAGCGAAGTCACTGTTGAAGGCAATCTGGAGACCTTTGTCAAAGATACTAAACCTTTGGCCGTCAAATCAGCAGGACAACTGCCTACTGGTTTTGATGCAGGCAAACTCTATCAAAGCCGTAACCATCCACGTGGTCTACAAATGACGGTATATGGTGCATCGGATGCCATTAAAAGCAGTGGTATCGATTGGGAAGTCATTCGGAATAAAGTTAAGCCTGATCAAATGGCCGTTTACGCAGCGAATTCTATCGGACAAATGGACGACCTTGGTTTTGGCGGTATGTTAAAGTCAGCTTTGATGGGCAAACGTACTACCTCCAAACACTTACCCTTAGGCTATGCTCAAATGCCTGCTGACTTTGTCAATGCTTATCTATTAGGTAGTGTTGGTAACGTTGGAACTTCTATTGGCGCTTGTGCAACCTACTTCTTCAACTTAGAACGAGCTGTAGATGGAATAAAAACCGGCAAATTCCGCGTTGCTATGGTAGGCGGCAGTGATGCTCCAATTACGCCAGAAATCATTGAAGGCTTTCGCACCATGGGCGCATTAGCCGAAGACGTTTCCTTGCTAGCCCTTGACAAATTGAGCCAACAGGACGAGCCTGATCATACTCGCAGTTGCCGCCCGTTTGCTGATAACTGCGGTTTTACCATTGGTGAATCCAGTCAATGGACATTGTTAATGGATGATGAACTAGCAATAGAACTAGGCGCGCAGATTTTTGGTTCCGTTCCAGTTGTATATTCTTACGCAGATGGACACAAAAAATCCATTTCAGCACCGGGGGTTGGCAACTATTTAACCATGAGCAAAGCCATGGCTTATTTAGAAAACCTGATTGGCAACGATGGATTAACCAAACACACCTTTATTCAGGCTCATGGTACCAGCACGCCACAGAATCGCGTAACAGAATCCCATGTCTTAAGTAAAGCTGCAACCAGCTTTGGTGCAACCGACATGCCGGTTATTGCTATGAAAGCCTTCCTAGGACACTCGCAAGGAACTGCAGGTGGTGATCAATTACACCTTTCATTAGGGGTTTGGCAAGATGGCATATTACCTGGTATTACCACATCCAAAGCCATTGCTAAAGATGTTTACCAAGAAGGTTTAAAATTCCAATTACAGCATGAAAACTATGGCAAAGAGCACTTCAAAGCTGCCCTTCTGAACTCCAAAGGTTTTGGCGGTAATAACGCGACTGCAGTGTTATTGTCACCTCAGCAAACGCTAACAATGCTGAAAAAACGTTATTCACCTACACAAATGTCGACTTATAAAAAGAAAAATGAAGTCGTTTCAAAAGTAGCGGAAGAATACAATCAAGCAGCAATTCGAGGCGAAGTTTTACCAACCTATAAATTTGGTTTCAATGTCTTAGGGGGAGAGGAGTTGGACATTACAAACCAACATATTAAGCTACCAGGCTATGATCTTCCTGTCGATCTTCACATTGACAATGATTTTACAGACCTGACCTAA